The following proteins are encoded in a genomic region of Chryseobacterium cucumeris:
- a CDS encoding type I restriction endonuclease subunit R translates to MSSQPEYILEQKLVEQLQQLGHKKVKICNENDLIKNLKTQLEIHNKKTFSDKEFEKILNHLSKGNVFEKAKILRDKFHFIKDDGSSEWIEFISQDHWCQNQFQVTNQIAQEGNFKNRYDVTILINGLPLVQIELKRRGLEMKEAFNQINRYHHQSFNSGNGLFNYVQLFIISNGVNTKYYSNNAKQTFKQTFFWSDEHNNNITQLEDFAQSFLEPCHIAKMITKYIVLNETNKILMVLRPYQYYAVEKIVDRVRNTDKNGFIWHTTGSGKTLTSFKASQILKEIPKVEKIVFVVDRKDLDYQTQKEFDAFEKGSVDATENTAHLVKQLSNNTKLIVTTLQKLNTAITKEKHGNKIDNLKDKKVVFIFDECHRSQFGDTHQNIKKYFKNAQMIGFTGTPISDLNSIGKIDGAPATTNRLFEDCLHKYVITDAIRDDNVLKFSVEYVGRYKEKEGSNTYIDTDVEAIDTNELLESPKRLEKIADYLIAEYGRKTHNSTFNAMFCVSNIDVLQKYYDLFQKKKEEGKHQLKIATIFSYGTNEESKDANGIYEEPEFGMVAEPQAQYGDFHSRNILDRYIGHYNEMFGTNFSTKDSQTFYNYYNDVAKRVRNKEVDLIIVVNMFLTGFDSPQLNTLFVDKNLKYHGLIQAFSRTNRLLGEKKSQGNIVCFRNLKSATDDAVTLFSNKEAIQEIIIHPIEDYIDLFNSALETLKLVAPEIDSINNYQTEQEKFEFITAFREVMRVLNVLKSFADFDFDKLEMTEFEFDGYKSKYLDIWNETKPKGGEGKASILDDVDFELELIHRDEINVSYILSLLANLTDSNLKGNKLEQKKKEIRDILSGDAKLRSKKELIEKFIEENLPHISDGDNVNEEFEKYWNKEKNFAFEKIATEESLNKDRFRDAIDDFLFTSKTPKISDTLKLLEVKPKLTERNNIGRRIIQKVQNFVDVFIDGVSA, encoded by the coding sequence ATGTCAAGCCAACCAGAATATATTTTAGAACAAAAATTAGTTGAACAGTTGCAGCAATTAGGTCACAAGAAAGTCAAAATCTGCAATGAAAATGATCTAATTAAAAATCTAAAAACTCAACTTGAAATTCATAATAAGAAGACATTTTCCGATAAAGAATTTGAAAAAATTCTAAATCATCTTTCTAAAGGAAATGTTTTTGAGAAAGCAAAAATTCTTCGAGATAAATTTCACTTTATTAAAGATGACGGAAGTTCAGAATGGATTGAGTTTATCAGCCAGGATCACTGGTGCCAGAATCAGTTTCAGGTAACCAATCAAATTGCTCAGGAAGGTAATTTTAAAAACAGATATGATGTAACCATACTGATTAATGGATTACCATTGGTACAGATTGAATTGAAACGTCGTGGTTTGGAAATGAAAGAAGCTTTTAATCAAATCAATCGTTATCATCATCAATCTTTCAATTCTGGGAATGGCTTATTTAATTATGTTCAGTTGTTTATAATCAGTAATGGAGTTAATACAAAATATTATTCCAACAACGCAAAGCAGACTTTTAAACAGACATTCTTTTGGTCAGATGAGCATAACAATAATATAACACAGCTTGAAGATTTCGCACAGTCATTTTTAGAGCCCTGCCATATTGCTAAAATGATTACCAAATATATTGTTCTGAATGAGACGAATAAAATACTAATGGTTTTAAGACCTTATCAATATTATGCCGTTGAGAAAATTGTTGATCGAGTAAGAAATACCGATAAGAATGGTTTTATCTGGCATACAACAGGTTCAGGAAAAACACTGACTTCCTTTAAAGCCAGTCAGATTCTGAAGGAAATTCCTAAAGTTGAGAAAATAGTTTTTGTGGTTGACCGAAAAGATTTGGATTATCAGACACAGAAAGAATTTGATGCTTTTGAAAAAGGAAGTGTAGATGCCACTGAAAACACTGCACACTTAGTTAAGCAACTTTCAAATAATACAAAACTGATTGTAACTACTTTACAGAAGTTAAATACTGCAATCACCAAGGAAAAGCACGGTAATAAAATTGACAACCTGAAAGATAAGAAAGTGGTTTTCATTTTCGATGAATGTCACAGAAGTCAGTTTGGAGATACTCACCAGAATATCAAAAAGTATTTTAAGAACGCTCAAATGATAGGCTTTACAGGAACTCCGATTTCTGATCTTAATTCAATTGGGAAAATAGATGGAGCTCCTGCAACAACCAACAGATTGTTTGAGGACTGTCTTCATAAATATGTGATTACGGATGCAATTCGTGACGATAATGTTTTGAAGTTTTCTGTGGAATATGTCGGAAGATACAAGGAAAAAGAAGGAAGCAATACTTATATTGATACTGATGTTGAAGCGATAGATACCAATGAACTTCTTGAAAGCCCAAAACGTCTTGAAAAAATTGCAGATTATCTCATCGCAGAATACGGAAGAAAAACTCATAATAGTACTTTTAATGCAATGTTTTGTGTAAGCAACATTGATGTTTTGCAGAAATATTATGACCTTTTCCAGAAGAAAAAGGAAGAAGGTAAGCATCAGTTAAAGATTGCAACTATTTTCAGTTACGGAACTAATGAAGAATCTAAGGATGCAAATGGAATCTATGAAGAACCTGAATTTGGAATGGTAGCAGAACCACAAGCACAGTACGGAGATTTTCATAGCAGAAATATATTAGATAGGTATATCGGTCATTATAATGAAATGTTTGGAACAAACTTTTCAACAAAAGATTCTCAGACTTTTTACAACTACTATAATGATGTTGCCAAAAGAGTTCGCAATAAAGAAGTTGACTTAATTATTGTTGTGAATATGTTCCTGACCGGATTTGATAGTCCACAATTAAATACTTTATTTGTAGATAAAAACCTTAAATATCACGGGCTTATTCAAGCATTTTCCCGTACCAACAGGCTTTTAGGCGAAAAAAAATCTCAAGGAAACATTGTTTGTTTTAGAAATCTAAAATCTGCAACTGATGATGCTGTCACTTTGTTTTCTAATAAGGAAGCGATTCAGGAAATCATTATTCATCCAATAGAAGATTATATTGATCTTTTTAATTCTGCTTTAGAGACATTAAAATTAGTTGCACCTGAAATTGACAGTATCAACAATTATCAAACTGAACAGGAAAAGTTTGAGTTTATCACTGCTTTTCGTGAAGTTATGCGTGTTCTGAATGTTTTAAAATCATTTGCCGATTTTGATTTTGACAAATTAGAAATGACCGAATTTGAATTTGATGGCTATAAAAGCAAGTATTTAGATATTTGGAACGAAACAAAACCAAAAGGAGGAGAAGGAAAAGCCAGCATTTTAGATGATGTAGATTTTGAACTGGAATTAATTCACCGAGATGAAATCAATGTAAGTTATATCCTTTCACTCTTAGCCAATCTTACCGACTCAAATCTAAAAGGAAATAAACTAGAACAAAAGAAAAAAGAAATCAGAGATATTCTTTCTGGTGATGCAAAATTGCGAAGCAAAAAAGAACTGATAGAAAAGTTTATAGAAGAAAACTTACCTCATATTTCCGACGGAGATAATGTGAATGAAGAATTTGAAAAGTATTGGAATAAGGAGAAGAACTTTGCTTTTGAAAAAATTGCTACCGAAGAATCTTTGAATAAAGACCGGTTCAGAGATGCTATTGATGATTTTCTATTCACTTCCAAGACACCTAAAATTAGTGATACATTAAAACTTCTTGAAGTAAAGCCAAAACTTACTGAAAGAAATAATATAGGTAGAAGAATTATTCAGAAGGTTCAAAATTTTGTAGATGTTTTCATTGATGGAGTTAGCGCCTAA
- a CDS encoding transposase yields MNDNRITIIEPDKYYHIFNRGINGDVIFKSDHNKNFFLQKITQLLVPVCDLYSYCLLSNHFHLLIKVKSEKELNLFAKTQLNNITKAEKGLHSLQNIFSKQFSRVFNSYSQAFNKENNRHGALIESPFRRKEIISEEYLRNNIIYIHQNPQLHSITDNFRQFKYSSYQTILSNKPTSIARNEVIELFDNAENFIICHQKIKDEMIF; encoded by the coding sequence ATGAATGATAACAGGATTACTATTATAGAGCCGGATAAATATTACCATATCTTTAACAGAGGAATAAATGGAGATGTAATTTTTAAATCGGATCATAATAAAAATTTCTTTCTTCAAAAAATAACTCAATTATTAGTGCCCGTATGTGACCTTTATTCTTACTGTCTTCTTTCAAACCATTTTCATCTTTTGATTAAAGTAAAATCAGAAAAAGAATTAAATTTATTCGCTAAGACTCAACTTAATAATATTACTAAAGCTGAAAAGGGATTACATTCATTGCAAAACATCTTTTCCAAACAGTTTTCAAGAGTTTTTAATTCTTACTCACAGGCTTTTAATAAAGAGAATAACAGACATGGAGCTCTTATTGAATCTCCTTTCAGACGAAAAGAAATTATTTCTGAAGAGTACTTAAGAAATAACATAATTTATATTCATCAGAATCCTCAACTTCATTCAATAACTGATAATTTCAGACAATTCAAATACTCATCTTATCAAACTATTTTAAGTAATAAACCTACTTCTATAGCAAGAAATGAGGTAATAGAATTATTTGATAATGCAGAAAATTTCATAATTTGCCATCAGAAAATTAAAGATGAGATGATTTTTTAA